A stretch of Imperialibacter roseus DNA encodes these proteins:
- a CDS encoding MFS transporter — protein MSKEKIILFTLAGINFTHIMDFMIIMPLGDLLMKVFEITPQQFSLIVSSYTFTAGIFGFMAAFVIDRFDRRKALLFLNVGFVVGTIACALAPTYVVLLFARSLTGAFGGVLGALILSVVADVVPDERRGQGMGIVMAAFSVASVAGVPFGYFLAEKFSWHAPFLLLAGMGTLITIAIFKFIPSLTDHMVKKSDRPSPAKVLTNAISLPNQKLALLFMLTLILGQFSIIPFIAPYMIRNVGFEGDQITYIYLVGGGLTIFTSPLIGRLADKFGKKTVFIVCASAAIIPVFLITNMPPVPVAAALVATGLFFVLGGGRMIPAMAMITSSVKPQNRGSFMSISSSVQQLAAGLASLIAGVIVIDNGGSLARYNWVGYFAIAVTVVCIFLGSRIKSVEQLAADDASVAKEKEALAEA, from the coding sequence ATGTCGAAGGAAAAAATCATCCTTTTTACCCTTGCCGGAATAAATTTCACTCATATTATGGACTTCATGATCATTATGCCCCTTGGGGATTTGCTCATGAAAGTATTTGAAATTACTCCTCAGCAATTCAGCCTCATTGTCTCCAGTTATACGTTTACTGCTGGTATATTCGGTTTTATGGCGGCCTTTGTCATCGATAGATTCGACCGAAGAAAGGCGCTCCTATTTCTTAATGTGGGGTTTGTGGTCGGCACCATTGCCTGCGCCCTCGCCCCAACTTACGTCGTTCTTCTTTTTGCAAGAAGTCTAACTGGCGCCTTTGGGGGTGTATTGGGTGCATTGATCTTGTCGGTGGTGGCCGATGTGGTGCCGGATGAGCGCAGAGGGCAAGGAATGGGGATTGTGATGGCCGCCTTTTCGGTGGCATCGGTGGCAGGAGTGCCTTTTGGTTATTTCCTGGCTGAGAAGTTTAGTTGGCATGCACCGTTTTTGTTATTAGCAGGCATGGGCACTTTGATTACGATAGCCATTTTCAAGTTTATCCCTTCTCTCACGGACCACATGGTCAAGAAATCGGATCGCCCCAGCCCCGCCAAGGTACTGACGAATGCCATTTCGCTACCCAATCAGAAGTTGGCACTCCTTTTTATGCTAACGTTAATTCTGGGGCAGTTCTCGATTATCCCATTTATTGCTCCTTACATGATTCGAAATGTAGGTTTTGAGGGTGATCAAATTACATATATCTATCTGGTAGGCGGCGGACTGACCATTTTCACCTCGCCTTTGATTGGCAGGCTGGCGGATAAATTTGGGAAAAAGACAGTCTTTATAGTTTGTGCCAGCGCTGCCATTATCCCAGTCTTCCTGATCACTAACATGCCCCCGGTTCCTGTGGCAGCGGCACTAGTAGCTACGGGGCTTTTCTTTGTATTGGGTGGAGGCAGGATGATCCCAGCGATGGCAATGATTACCTCTTCGGTAAAACCGCAGAACAGGGGGAGCTTCATGAGTATTAGCTCGTCGGTACAGCAGCTGGCTGCCGGATTGGCCTCACTGATTGCCGGAGTGATTGTGATAGATAATGGGGGAAGCCTGGCCAGGTACAATTGGGTAGGCTATTTTGCCATTGCCGTTACTGTGGTTTGTATTTTCCTTGGCTCAAGAATTAAGTCTGTCGAGCAATTGGCGGCTGACGACGCTTCTGTAGCGAAAGAAAAGGAAGCGCTTGCTGAAGCATGA
- a CDS encoding ABC transporter permease: MLIIRLTLESFRFAWNALRSNLLRTVLSLLGVTIGIFAIIAVFTIVDSLERSVKDSLNFLGSDNINVEKWPYGFGGGPYPWWKYMNRPQPTYADYQFLLENGDSFEAITISARRGGVTAKQKNNSTSSDLMGVAFDHKDVYEIPLEKGRYFTRLEADAARNVAIIGARIAKDLFPYEDPVGKTIAMRGLKYYVIGTIKEEGEGFLGTPSNDDNIYVPYKTFLKLYYSGARDGIGSSITAKGKSSDIGLVELEYELRGLMRQRRGLKPKQEDDFALNRPEALVNFISSTFDVLSVAGWVIGSFSILVGGFGIANIMFVSVKERTNIIGIQKSLGAKNYFILFQFLFEAIFLSVIGGGTGIFLVYLISFVSLGTLDLQLTVGNIILGLGVSAVIGMASGIIPAATASRLDPVIAIRTQ; encoded by the coding sequence TTGCTGATCATCCGCTTAACACTCGAAAGCTTCAGGTTTGCCTGGAACGCTCTTAGGTCCAATCTTCTGAGAACGGTTCTTTCCTTATTAGGGGTGACCATTGGCATCTTCGCCATTATTGCCGTGTTCACGATTGTGGACAGCCTTGAACGCAGCGTTAAAGACAGCCTTAACTTTCTTGGATCAGACAATATCAACGTCGAAAAATGGCCCTATGGGTTTGGCGGAGGGCCATACCCCTGGTGGAAATACATGAATCGTCCACAACCTACCTATGCTGACTATCAGTTTCTGCTGGAAAATGGCGACAGCTTTGAAGCCATAACTATCTCTGCCCGAAGAGGTGGTGTAACGGCCAAACAAAAAAACAATTCTACCTCCTCCGACCTTATGGGGGTAGCTTTTGACCATAAGGACGTATATGAAATACCTCTTGAAAAAGGCAGGTATTTTACCCGATTGGAAGCCGATGCTGCCCGAAACGTGGCCATTATTGGCGCCCGAATTGCGAAAGATCTTTTTCCCTACGAGGATCCGGTGGGCAAAACAATAGCCATGCGAGGCCTGAAGTATTACGTGATCGGCACTATTAAAGAAGAGGGAGAAGGATTCCTCGGTACCCCAAGCAACGACGACAATATTTATGTTCCTTATAAGACATTTCTTAAGCTCTACTATAGTGGTGCCAGAGATGGAATAGGCTCATCTATTACGGCCAAAGGAAAATCTTCAGACATTGGATTGGTCGAGCTGGAATACGAGCTACGAGGACTCATGCGCCAAAGGCGGGGACTCAAGCCGAAGCAGGAAGATGACTTTGCTCTCAATCGCCCCGAAGCGCTGGTGAATTTTATCAGCTCGACTTTTGACGTACTGAGTGTTGCAGGCTGGGTCATTGGAAGCTTCTCCATTCTCGTAGGTGGTTTTGGTATTGCCAATATCATGTTTGTGTCCGTAAAAGAGCGAACCAATATTATTGGCATTCAAAAATCACTCGGTGCCAAAAACTACTTTATCCTGTTTCAATTCTTGTTTGAAGCGATTTTCCTCAGCGTGATTGGAGGCGGAACCGGTATCTTCCTGGTGTATCTGATATCCTTTGTGAGCCTGGGCACGCTCGACCTGCAGCTTACTGTTGGCAACATTATTCTTGGCCTGGGCGTATCAGCTGTTATAGGCATGGCCTCGGGCATCATACCTGCTGCTACCGCCTCGAGGCTGGATCCTGTTATCGCTATTCGAACGCAGTAA
- the queA gene encoding tRNA preQ1(34) S-adenosylmethionine ribosyltransferase-isomerase QueA: protein MKLSEFKFDLPAGLVALYPSENRDESRLMVLHRDSGKIEHKTFKDIVDYFDEGDNFIINDTKVFPARLYGNKEKTGAKIEVFLLRELNKELHLWDVLVDPARKIRVGNKLYFGDGDLVAEVIDNTTSRGRTIRFLYDGEGVDFYKMIDTLGETPLPKYIKRKAEPDDRERFQTIYAENVGAVAAPTAGLHFTKQLMKRLEIKGVEINPITLHIGLGTFRPVDVEDLTKHKMDSENFFVRQPTVDMVNKAIDEKKRVVAVGTTVMRSLESSVSASNRLKPNEGWTDKFIFPPYEFKICNALISNFHMPESTLLMMASAFGGYDLVMEAYRVAIKEKYRFFSYGDAMLIL from the coding sequence ATGAAATTATCAGAATTTAAATTTGACCTCCCTGCGGGGCTGGTTGCCCTCTATCCCTCTGAAAACAGAGATGAATCTCGTTTAATGGTTTTGCACAGAGATTCTGGAAAAATTGAACACAAAACTTTTAAGGACATAGTTGACTACTTCGATGAGGGAGACAACTTTATCATTAACGACACAAAGGTTTTCCCTGCCAGGTTATACGGTAACAAGGAAAAAACAGGTGCTAAAATTGAAGTATTTCTTCTAAGAGAACTCAACAAAGAGTTGCACTTATGGGATGTGCTTGTGGATCCTGCACGTAAGATCAGGGTTGGCAACAAGCTCTACTTTGGTGATGGAGACCTTGTCGCAGAGGTTATTGATAACACTACTTCAAGAGGAAGAACCATCAGGTTCCTTTATGATGGCGAAGGAGTTGACTTCTACAAGATGATCGATACTCTTGGAGAAACACCACTTCCAAAGTACATCAAAAGAAAAGCTGAGCCAGACGACAGAGAGCGTTTCCAAACGATCTACGCAGAGAATGTTGGAGCTGTGGCAGCGCCCACCGCAGGTTTGCACTTCACCAAGCAGTTGATGAAGCGCCTGGAAATCAAGGGTGTGGAAATCAACCCTATTACGCTGCACATTGGCTTGGGCACTTTCCGTCCTGTCGACGTTGAAGACCTGACCAAGCACAAAATGGATTCAGAGAACTTCTTCGTGCGCCAGCCAACGGTGGACATGGTCAACAAGGCCATCGATGAGAAAAAAAGAGTGGTGGCAGTAGGCACTACGGTGATGAGATCGCTGGAGTCTTCGGTTTCTGCCAGCAACCGATTGAAGCCTAATGAAGGCTGGACGGATAAATTCATTTTCCCTCCCTACGAATTTAAGATTTGCAACGCTTTGATTTCTAACTTCCACATGCCTGAATCAACCCTGTTGATGATGGCGAGCGCTTTCGGAGGCTATGACCTCGTGATGGAAGCCTACCGTGTCGCAATCAAAGAAAAATATCGTTTCTTCAGCTATGGCGATGCGATGCTGATTCTGTAA
- a CDS encoding 2-C-methyl-D-erythritol 4-phosphate cytidylyltransferase: protein MPEKYVIIVAGGSGSRMGSTLPKQFLEVNGRPILMRTIEVFSSFDPAMAIILVLPQSNMALWKELCEEHRFLPAHQIVAGGASRFQSVRNGLEHLPDKGLVAIHDGVRPFVSTEVITQGFEVASKQGNAIVSLPLKESIREVPGPGNKSAARDRSKYRLVQTPQTFDISVIKKAYRQPESALFTDDASVVESAGDSIVLIDGNEENIKITHQADLLIAEALLKNKKSPA from the coding sequence ATGCCTGAAAAGTACGTGATCATAGTAGCGGGAGGCTCAGGAAGCAGAATGGGTAGTACGCTGCCCAAGCAGTTTTTGGAGGTAAATGGCCGCCCGATACTCATGCGTACAATCGAAGTCTTCTCCTCTTTTGACCCGGCAATGGCCATCATTTTGGTTCTACCGCAAAGCAACATGGCTCTTTGGAAAGAGCTCTGCGAAGAGCATCGATTTTTGCCTGCACATCAAATAGTGGCGGGTGGTGCTTCCAGATTCCAGTCAGTGAGAAATGGGCTAGAGCACTTGCCAGACAAAGGGCTAGTGGCCATTCACGATGGAGTACGCCCGTTTGTGTCGACTGAGGTTATTACCCAGGGGTTTGAAGTAGCATCGAAACAAGGCAATGCGATAGTTTCCTTGCCACTGAAGGAGTCGATTCGTGAGGTGCCTGGCCCTGGCAATAAGTCGGCAGCACGTGACCGATCCAAATACAGATTGGTCCAAACCCCTCAGACATTCGACATTAGCGTGATCAAGAAGGCTTACAGGCAGCCCGAAAGTGCCCTGTTTACCGACGACGCCAGTGTGGTGGAGTCGGCTGGGGACTCAATAGTGCTTATTGACGGCAATGAAGAAAATATTAAAATCACGCATCAGGCCGATTTACTGATTGCAGAGGCGTTGCTGAAAAATAAAAAAAGCCCGGCATAA
- a CDS encoding DUF2795 domain-containing protein, giving the protein MYWTLELASYLEDAPWPATKDELIDYSIRSGAPLEVVENLQELEDDGQPYESIEEIWPDYPTKEDFFFNEDEY; this is encoded by the coding sequence ATGTATTGGACACTTGAACTGGCTTCGTATCTTGAAGACGCCCCATGGCCCGCCACCAAGGACGAATTAATTGACTACTCCATTAGATCAGGAGCACCACTAGAAGTAGTAGAAAACCTGCAAGAGCTAGAAGATGATGGTCAACCGTACGAAAGCATTGAAGAAATATGGCCGGACTACCCGACCAAAGAAGATTTCTTTTTCAACGAGGACGAGTATTAA
- a CDS encoding DUF349 domain-containing protein, producing the protein MERRDIPFGYIAEEKVYLSAYMEFSDRQIGEVKESEEKTIQYFLDRFQHLVQKIDELEKAINESENKGSYLMKLLHMKESLGNYDGLGDYHPLFERLTVLEEDLNVAIAKNRERNSEIKTALLEELDQALAESDWREATDKVLDVKDRWIKTGNAKKEINAELDLSFQTKLTDFFDRKQVYFEDRRKAFDVRIQKCEDYINELKSLKPKKAEPGTIDRVREIQREWRNVGELPAREKRRLDKDLRYHTNYFFRRPDAPSGSFQSRGGFQGRSGPPARTMYGGGGGRPQDGARPAYSARPNVMPSPEELESNLVRKVALIQEAETLADLGTRESVEELRKLQQIWKGIGMVPKERAKEVTEHFLILCDRGQERIFLENLAANKDPEYTKKNNREKTRFKMKLIRDLLVRDEQDLQTYQENLDRLNATKQAFDKMLHNKYLNQKRKVIVKRQLLQELKVSLDQI; encoded by the coding sequence TTGGAAAGACGAGACATACCCTTTGGGTATATAGCAGAGGAAAAAGTTTACCTGTCGGCCTACATGGAATTTTCTGACAGGCAAATTGGCGAAGTAAAAGAAAGTGAAGAGAAAACCATCCAATACTTTTTGGATCGCTTTCAACACCTCGTACAGAAGATTGATGAGCTCGAAAAAGCCATCAACGAAAGCGAAAATAAGGGCTCGTACCTTATGAAGCTCCTTCATATGAAGGAATCCCTTGGCAACTACGACGGACTGGGAGACTACCACCCGCTCTTTGAAAGGCTCACGGTGCTGGAAGAAGATTTGAATGTTGCCATTGCCAAAAACAGGGAAAGAAATAGTGAAATAAAAACAGCTTTACTGGAAGAATTGGATCAGGCACTGGCCGAAAGCGATTGGCGGGAAGCCACTGACAAGGTGCTTGACGTGAAGGATCGCTGGATCAAAACAGGAAATGCCAAAAAGGAAATAAATGCCGAACTGGATTTAAGTTTTCAAACGAAGCTTACTGACTTTTTTGACAGAAAGCAGGTCTATTTTGAAGACAGAAGAAAGGCATTTGATGTTCGCATTCAAAAGTGCGAAGACTATATCAACGAATTGAAATCGTTGAAACCAAAGAAAGCCGAACCAGGCACCATTGACCGGGTTCGTGAGATTCAAAGGGAGTGGAGAAACGTGGGTGAGCTGCCAGCCAGAGAAAAGCGCCGGCTTGACAAGGATTTACGGTATCACACCAACTATTTCTTCCGCAGGCCAGACGCACCATCGGGAAGCTTTCAAAGCAGAGGTGGCTTTCAGGGGCGCAGCGGGCCTCCGGCAAGAACGATGTATGGCGGCGGCGGTGGCAGGCCCCAAGATGGAGCTCGACCAGCCTACAGCGCCAGGCCTAATGTGATGCCATCTCCTGAGGAGCTTGAGAGTAATTTGGTAAGAAAAGTTGCCCTTATTCAAGAGGCAGAAACTTTGGCTGACTTGGGCACCCGTGAAAGCGTGGAAGAGCTTAGAAAACTTCAGCAGATATGGAAGGGCATTGGCATGGTGCCAAAAGAAAGAGCCAAAGAAGTAACTGAGCACTTCCTGATTCTCTGTGATCGGGGTCAGGAGAGAATCTTCCTCGAAAACCTGGCGGCCAACAAAGATCCCGAATACACCAAGAAGAACAATAGGGAAAAGACACGATTCAAGATGAAGCTTATTCGTGACCTTCTGGTGAGAGACGAGCAGGATTTACAGACCTATCAGGAAAATCTTGACAGGCTCAATGCCACCAAACAGGCATTCGACAAGATGCTTCACAATAAATACCTCAACCAGAAGCGCAAAGTGATCGTGAAAAGGCAGTTGTTACAAGAGCTAAAAGTATCGCTGGATCAAATTTGA
- the ettA gene encoding energy-dependent translational throttle protein EttA: protein MSAEKIIFSMAGVSKIHPPKKQVLKNIYLSFFYGAKIGVLGLNGSGKSSLLKIIAGVDKEFQGEVVFSPGYTVGMLEQEPQFDPNKTVKDIVEEGAQEIVDLLKEFELINEKFADPEVLDDPDAMDKLIQRQGEVQEKLDHVNAWELDSKLEIAMDALRTPPGDALIKNLSGGEKRRVALCRLLLKEPDVLLLDEPTNHLDAESVHWLEQHLQNYKGTVIAVTHDRYFLDNVAGWILELDRGEGIPWKGNYSSWLEQKQDRMAKEEKTESKRQKTLQRELEWIRMSPKARQAKGKARLNAYDKMAGEEVKEKEAKLDLFIPNGPRLGNKVIEATGLSKAFGDKLLFENLSFALPPAGIVGIIGPNGAGKTTLFKLITGKVQPDAGSFEVGPTVVTGYVDQEHDNLDPNKTVWQTISEGNELIELGGKQINSRAYVSKFNFAGNDQEKKVGILSGGERNRVHLALTLKMGANLLLLDEPTNDLDVNTLRALEDALEDFAGCAVIISHDRWFLDRICTHILAFEGDSQVYWFEGNYTDYEENRKARLGGDIIPTRIKYRKMTK from the coding sequence ATGAGTGCAGAAAAAATAATCTTTTCAATGGCGGGTGTGAGCAAAATTCACCCCCCGAAAAAACAGGTTTTAAAAAACATTTACCTTTCATTTTTCTACGGTGCCAAGATAGGTGTCCTTGGGTTGAACGGTTCAGGCAAGTCTTCGTTGCTTAAAATCATAGCAGGGGTAGACAAGGAGTTTCAGGGGGAGGTAGTTTTCTCGCCGGGATACACCGTGGGAATGCTGGAGCAGGAGCCGCAGTTTGACCCCAATAAAACAGTAAAAGACATTGTGGAAGAAGGGGCTCAGGAGATTGTTGATTTGCTAAAGGAGTTTGAGCTAATCAATGAAAAATTTGCAGACCCGGAAGTGCTTGACGATCCCGATGCTATGGATAAGCTGATTCAGCGCCAGGGAGAGGTGCAGGAGAAACTTGACCATGTAAATGCATGGGAGTTGGATAGCAAACTTGAGATTGCCATGGATGCTTTGCGGACACCTCCTGGTGATGCGCTTATCAAGAACCTTTCTGGCGGTGAAAAAAGAAGAGTAGCGTTGTGTCGATTGCTTTTGAAAGAGCCGGACGTGCTGTTGCTCGATGAACCTACCAACCACCTTGATGCTGAATCGGTGCATTGGCTGGAGCAGCATTTGCAGAACTACAAAGGCACGGTCATCGCTGTGACCCACGACCGTTATTTCCTTGATAATGTAGCGGGTTGGATACTTGAACTTGATCGTGGTGAAGGCATACCATGGAAAGGCAACTATTCGTCGTGGCTGGAGCAAAAGCAGGATAGAATGGCCAAAGAAGAAAAGACGGAGTCTAAAAGACAAAAGACCCTGCAGCGTGAATTGGAGTGGATCAGAATGTCACCCAAGGCTCGTCAGGCGAAAGGAAAGGCTCGTTTGAATGCCTACGATAAAATGGCAGGCGAGGAAGTCAAAGAAAAGGAAGCCAAGCTGGATCTCTTTATTCCTAACGGGCCGAGACTCGGCAATAAAGTCATTGAGGCAACGGGGCTTTCAAAAGCATTTGGTGACAAGCTTCTTTTTGAGAACCTGTCGTTCGCATTACCACCAGCTGGCATAGTCGGTATTATTGGGCCTAACGGTGCCGGTAAAACGACGCTCTTCAAATTGATAACCGGAAAGGTTCAGCCCGATGCCGGGTCATTTGAAGTCGGCCCCACTGTGGTGACTGGCTACGTTGACCAAGAGCACGATAACCTTGATCCTAACAAAACGGTTTGGCAGACGATCTCCGAAGGAAATGAATTGATTGAGTTGGGTGGTAAGCAAATCAACTCCCGGGCATACGTAAGCAAGTTCAATTTTGCAGGCAATGACCAGGAGAAGAAGGTTGGCATACTTTCCGGTGGTGAAAGAAACCGGGTGCACCTGGCGTTAACATTGAAAATGGGAGCCAATTTACTGCTGCTCGATGAGCCAACCAACGACCTTGATGTTAATACCCTACGAGCACTTGAGGACGCACTGGAAGATTTTGCAGGCTGCGCCGTCATTATTTCTCACGACAGGTGGTTCCTGGACAGAATTTGTACCCACATACTGGCATTTGAAGGAGATAGCCAGGTTTATTGGTTTGAAGGCAACTACACCGACTACGAGGAAAACAGAAAAGCTCGCCTTGGGGGTGATATTATCCCTACCAGAATTAAATACCGAAAGATGACGAAGTAG
- a CDS encoding 3-keto-disaccharide hydrolase — translation MKNTTLTTLFALTIFGFTQSCAQNQTTRLTDQEVSDGWKLLWDGKTTEGWRGAKLDKFPEKGWQMKDGVLTILATDGAEAAGPGDIITDKTYGNFELQLEFKITPGANSGIKYFVDPEMNKGSGSAIGCEFQVLDDELHPDAKMGVNGNRTLSSLYDLIAAENLSDLGQPIPFNGVGTWNTAKVISKDGHVEHWLNGTKVVEYERFSQMFRALVAYSKYSKWPEFGRWPVGHILLQDHGNEVSYKNIRIREL, via the coding sequence ATGAAAAATACGACACTAACAACACTCTTTGCATTAACGATTTTCGGCTTTACACAGTCATGCGCCCAAAATCAGACCACAAGACTAACCGACCAGGAAGTCAGCGATGGATGGAAACTTCTGTGGGATGGCAAAACCACTGAAGGTTGGAGAGGAGCCAAACTAGACAAGTTTCCGGAGAAAGGCTGGCAAATGAAAGACGGTGTGCTCACCATATTGGCCACCGACGGTGCTGAAGCGGCGGGCCCTGGCGACATTATTACTGACAAAACCTATGGCAATTTCGAGCTGCAACTTGAGTTCAAAATTACCCCTGGAGCCAACAGCGGGATCAAGTATTTTGTGGATCCTGAAATGAACAAAGGGTCTGGTTCGGCTATTGGCTGCGAGTTTCAGGTGCTTGACGACGAGCTGCACCCCGACGCTAAAATGGGCGTGAACGGAAACCGTACATTATCGTCTTTGTATGATTTGATTGCGGCGGAGAACTTGTCTGATCTAGGGCAGCCAATACCATTCAATGGCGTGGGCACCTGGAATACTGCAAAAGTTATTTCAAAGGATGGCCATGTTGAACACTGGCTCAACGGCACCAAGGTTGTAGAATATGAGCGCTTTTCGCAAATGTTCCGGGCCCTGGTCGCATATAGCAAGTATAGCAAATGGCCGGAGTTTGGCAGGTGGCCAGTGGGTCACATCCTGCTTCAGGATCACGGAAACGAAGTAAGTTATAAGAATATTAGAATCAGAGAATTATAA
- a CDS encoding Gfo/Idh/MocA family protein, whose protein sequence is MPTNNERREFIKKTALGTVGLSFAMSARSYGSILGANDRVNFAVVGANSRGRAHISAISKVNNASLGYLCDVDSRVFDSAGAHIEKAMGKKAKTEKDFRKLLENKDVDAITIATPEHWHAPMGIMGANAGKHVYIEKPCSHNPNETGMLVASQKKNKIVMQMGNQQRSGSASKEAISDIRNGIIGKAYACKAWYANARKSIGVGKPAPVPEWLDWELWQGPAPRKEYKDNVVHYNWHWFKHWGTGELHNNGTHEIDISRWALGVDYPTKVSSSGGRYAFQDDWEYYDTQMVNYEFEGGKMITWEGRSCNGFEVYNRGRGVTIHGTEGTILLDRNSYQLFDMSGKLVKEVKEGAESATTNTMGEGILDVYHFNNFADAIREGKTLNAPIADASISTQLCHFGNISQETGRTLNIDPAKGQILNDKEALKNWSREYQKGWAPVV, encoded by the coding sequence ATGCCTACAAATAACGAAAGAAGAGAATTTATCAAGAAAACAGCTTTGGGAACTGTAGGGCTTTCATTTGCCATGTCAGCCAGAAGCTACGGTTCCATTCTTGGAGCTAATGATCGAGTAAACTTTGCAGTGGTAGGAGCCAATAGCAGGGGCAGGGCCCATATTTCGGCCATTTCGAAAGTGAACAATGCCAGCTTGGGTTATCTGTGCGATGTTGACTCCAGAGTATTTGACTCAGCAGGCGCTCACATAGAAAAGGCAATGGGCAAAAAAGCGAAAACAGAGAAAGATTTTCGTAAGCTCCTTGAGAACAAAGATGTTGACGCCATTACTATAGCCACCCCTGAGCACTGGCATGCTCCGATGGGTATCATGGGTGCCAACGCTGGCAAACATGTATACATCGAAAAGCCTTGTAGCCACAATCCGAATGAAACGGGTATGTTGGTAGCATCACAAAAGAAAAATAAAATTGTGATGCAAATGGGCAACCAGCAGCGCTCAGGTTCTGCTTCAAAGGAAGCCATAAGTGACATCAGAAATGGAATCATTGGCAAAGCCTATGCGTGCAAAGCCTGGTACGCAAATGCTCGCAAGTCGATAGGCGTGGGCAAGCCTGCTCCGGTGCCTGAGTGGCTGGACTGGGAGCTTTGGCAGGGGCCGGCACCCAGGAAGGAATACAAAGACAACGTCGTGCATTATAACTGGCATTGGTTCAAGCATTGGGGCACCGGCGAGCTGCACAATAATGGCACCCACGAAATAGACATTAGCCGCTGGGCACTTGGCGTCGATTATCCAACAAAAGTTTCCTCTTCCGGTGGCCGTTATGCGTTTCAGGATGATTGGGAATACTATGACACTCAGATGGTGAACTACGAGTTCGAAGGTGGTAAAATGATCACCTGGGAAGGGAGAAGCTGCAACGGCTTTGAAGTTTATAACAGAGGCAGAGGAGTAACCATTCATGGCACAGAAGGGACTATTCTACTGGATAGAAACTCTTATCAATTATTCGACATGTCAGGTAAGCTGGTGAAAGAAGTGAAAGAAGGTGCTGAAAGCGCTACGACCAACACAATGGGAGAGGGTATTTTGGATGTATATCACTTTAACAATTTTGCAGACGCCATTCGTGAGGGCAAAACATTGAACGCCCCAATTGCCGATGCTTCTATTAGCACTCAGCTTTGTCACTTTGGGAATATTTCCCAGGAAACGGGAAGAACCCTGAATATTGATCCTGCTAAAGGGCAGATCTTGAATGACAAAGAAGCGCTTAAAAACTGGAGCAGAGAATATCAGAAGGGTTGGGCACCTGTTGTTTAA
- a CDS encoding TerC family protein yields MSFDIFLQPSSWIALLTLTFLEIVLGIDNILFISIVSKGLPDLQQKRARTVGLSLALVMRIGLLFGINYITRLTNPLFSIFGTDLSGRDLVLMAGGMFLVFKSVMEVHQKMEGDDSEKASKSATLLNVIVQIVLLDMIFSFDSILTAVGLTEHLLLMIIAVVISMGVMMVFAGSISNFIHNHPTLEVLALSFLILIGFMLFIEGWHHHVPKGYIYFAVFFALVVEVINMRMRKARNPVKLKRRMEE; encoded by the coding sequence ATGAGCTTTGATATTTTCCTTCAACCATCTTCGTGGATTGCCTTACTTACCCTCACTTTTCTTGAGATTGTTCTTGGGATAGATAATATCCTCTTTATTTCCATTGTCTCAAAAGGACTGCCCGACCTCCAGCAAAAGAGAGCCAGAACTGTTGGGCTTAGCCTTGCGCTGGTGATGCGTATCGGCCTGTTATTTGGCATCAACTATATCACACGGCTTACCAACCCACTTTTCTCCATCTTCGGTACCGATCTTAGCGGGAGAGACCTTGTGCTGATGGCTGGCGGCATGTTTCTGGTATTTAAGTCGGTGATGGAGGTGCACCAGAAAATGGAGGGAGACGACTCAGAAAAGGCGTCCAAGTCGGCAACCTTGCTCAATGTCATTGTTCAAATTGTGTTGCTCGACATGATTTTTTCTTTCGATTCGATCCTGACAGCCGTTGGACTTACCGAGCACTTGTTGCTGATGATCATAGCCGTTGTTATTTCTATGGGAGTAATGATGGTCTTCGCAGGGTCTATCAGTAACTTTATTCACAACCACCCCACGCTGGAAGTCCTTGCGCTGTCCTTCCTCATCCTGATTGGGTTCATGTTGTTTATTGAAGGCTGGCATCACCACGTACCGAAGGGCTACATCTACTTTGCGGTGTTCTTCGCCCTCGTTGTGGAGGTCATTAATATGAGGATGCGTAAGGCCAGAAACCCTGTTAAACTAAAGAGGAGGATGGAAGAGTAG